A region of Pyxidicoccus parkwaysis DNA encodes the following proteins:
- a CDS encoding serine/threonine-protein kinase, protein MSGLHLVAGPVMEMGKLNPAYLPPGTQVGPWRVLEQRGRGACGAVYRAERVDLAEDIVALKVALHPWDARFAREAELLSRIRHPAVPGLRGHGQWQNPVDTPYAWLAMELIEGIPLYEWARAQRPTSRQVLQLLARLARALDATHSAGGLHRDVKGSNVLVRQEDGQAFLMDFGSGHHLGARTLTWQPFPPGTPAYRAPEAWRFAYRQSRKARATPYAPAPADDVFALGVTAYRLIAQRYLPSAPPEDAKAWRWIEDSRAGAPRVHNERCAPELDALVARMLALRPDARGSARELAEALERAAASAGAEADVPLFTGDEPRPLDEWPVRRVEFRPRRKPRRPWLAVAGMGGLLALGVGWHTHTLPEMVHAGVAVQQTEDAKDGGTTAVGDSALTAPVSLPRAPLVWSTISVDLPPRPLPGQTRPDTSGRCPGRSHVAINGGCWKKLSVGAKDCDEDYVYKGGCYSPAFPPARPATSNPTEPHEGQ, encoded by the coding sequence TTGAGTGGACTACACCTCGTCGCGGGGCCAGTCATGGAGATGGGCAAGCTGAATCCGGCATACCTGCCGCCTGGGACACAGGTGGGGCCGTGGCGCGTGCTGGAGCAACGGGGCCGTGGGGCCTGCGGCGCCGTGTACCGCGCCGAGCGCGTGGACTTGGCGGAAGACATCGTGGCGCTCAAGGTGGCCCTGCACCCGTGGGATGCACGGTTCGCTCGCGAGGCGGAGCTGCTGTCCCGCATCCGCCATCCAGCCGTGCCCGGGCTCAGGGGTCATGGGCAGTGGCAGAACCCGGTGGACACGCCCTACGCGTGGCTCGCGATGGAGCTCATCGAGGGGATTCCGCTCTATGAGTGGGCACGAGCGCAGCGGCCCACCTCGCGGCAGGTGCTTCAGCTTCTGGCCCGGCTCGCCCGTGCCCTCGACGCTACCCATTCAGCAGGCGGCCTCCACCGGGATGTGAAGGGCAGCAACGTGCTGGTGCGACAGGAGGATGGACAGGCCTTCCTGATGGACTTCGGCTCCGGGCACCACCTGGGAGCCCGGACACTGACGTGGCAGCCATTCCCCCCGGGAACACCTGCCTATCGCGCACCCGAAGCGTGGCGGTTCGCGTATCGCCAGAGTCGCAAGGCACGGGCAACGCCCTACGCGCCCGCTCCCGCGGATGATGTCTTTGCATTGGGCGTCACCGCGTATCGGTTGATTGCGCAGCGGTATCTCCCTTCGGCGCCGCCAGAGGATGCGAAGGCATGGCGGTGGATTGAAGACTCGCGTGCCGGAGCTCCACGCGTGCACAACGAGCGCTGCGCTCCAGAGCTGGACGCGCTCGTTGCTCGGATGCTCGCTCTGCGCCCGGATGCTCGCGGGAGCGCGCGCGAGCTGGCTGAGGCGCTGGAGCGGGCTGCTGCGTCAGCGGGGGCCGAGGCGGATGTGCCTCTCTTCACGGGCGACGAACCACGGCCGCTGGATGAGTGGCCAGTACGACGAGTCGAGTTTCGTCCGCGTCGCAAGCCACGAAGGCCATGGCTCGCGGTGGCGGGCATGGGTGGATTGCTGGCGCTGGGAGTCGGATGGCACACACACACACTGCCTGAGATGGTGCATGCAGGGGTGGCTGTGCAGCAGACCGAAGACGCGAAGGATGGCGGCACGACCGCCGTTGGCGACTCAGCACTGACCGCACCGGTGTCACTTCCAAGAGCGCCCCTTGTGTGGTCAACCATTTCGGTGGACCTGCCACCAAGGCCTCTTCCAGGGCAGACGCGTCCGGATACCAGCGGCCGCTGCCCCGGACGTTCTCACGTCGCCATCAATGGAGGTTGTTGGAAGAAACTATCCGTGGGCGCGAAGGATTGTGACGAGGACTACGTGTACAAGGGCGGCTGCTACTCGCCCGCCTTCCCACCCGCTCGCCCGGCCACCTCGAATCCCACGGAGCCCCATGAAGGCCAATAG
- a CDS encoding LysR family transcriptional regulator, protein MADIGAPPNPRLDIRDLRVVLALASAGTTAQAATVLHLTQPAVSRALLAAEDKLGARLFDRTPRGLVLTPAGEQLVSGATRLLVELGDLEHRVRTPVALPVRIRLVCECYTAYHWLPSALVKMRASLPGLELSLAVEHTQEPIPALVAGDIDVALITTASVPHAGFQEREIFTDEVAFIMSTSHPLASRKALTRDDLKETTLLTGRTPPAETQWFMKRVFGRERPRLRFEQLPLTEAILDVARAGMGVAVLSEWIASPHLGRGDLVAKRLASGPLRRPWRIAWRREVDDAALRLMAALETTAPRGLAVG, encoded by the coding sequence ATGGCAGACATCGGCGCTCCTCCGAATCCCCGCCTGGACATCCGCGACCTGCGCGTCGTCCTCGCCCTGGCCTCCGCCGGCACCACCGCGCAGGCAGCCACCGTGCTGCACCTCACCCAGCCCGCGGTGAGCCGAGCGCTGCTGGCGGCGGAGGACAAGCTCGGTGCGCGCCTCTTCGACCGCACGCCCCGGGGACTCGTGCTCACTCCGGCGGGTGAGCAGCTCGTCTCCGGCGCCACGCGACTCCTCGTGGAGCTGGGGGATTTGGAGCACCGCGTCCGCACACCGGTGGCCCTGCCCGTCCGCATCCGGCTCGTCTGTGAGTGCTACACCGCGTACCACTGGCTGCCGTCCGCGCTGGTGAAGATGCGCGCCAGCCTGCCGGGCCTGGAGTTGAGCCTCGCGGTGGAGCACACGCAGGAGCCCATCCCCGCGCTGGTGGCCGGGGACATCGACGTGGCGCTCATCACGACAGCCTCCGTCCCACACGCGGGCTTCCAGGAGCGCGAAATCTTCACCGATGAGGTGGCCTTCATCATGTCCACCTCGCACCCGCTGGCGTCCCGCAAGGCGCTCACCCGGGACGACTTGAAGGAGACGACGCTGCTTACCGGGAGGACGCCGCCCGCGGAGACGCAGTGGTTCATGAAGCGCGTCTTCGGCCGCGAGCGGCCCCGGCTGCGCTTCGAGCAGCTTCCACTCACCGAGGCCATCCTCGACGTGGCGCGCGCCGGCATGGGCGTCGCCGTGCTCTCCGAGTGGATTGCCAGCCCGCACCTCGGCCGGGGAGACCTCGTCGCGAAGCGGCTCGCCTCGGGGCCCCTGCGCCGGCCCTGGCGCATCGCCTGGCGTCGGGAAGTCGACGACGCCGCGCTCCGGCTGATGGCCGCCCTGGAGACCACCGCCCCGCGCGGACTCGCCGTGGGCTGA
- a CDS encoding NUDIX hydrolase: MTDGRSWQGNWKARLYERVRERGYSSLTAFAEARPAVPLVELAEELGEDDVAGVQVLSGLLAEAEQRRQVTRFVRDVLVRLLSQSLPNGWPAVMDDGNRFLVAKALGTWSAYIPDAYGERSARARAALRANPPPPGWRPLGPDDDLLRMLLPDEET; the protein is encoded by the coding sequence ATGACCGACGGACGTTCATGGCAGGGCAACTGGAAGGCCCGCCTGTACGAGCGCGTCCGCGAGCGGGGCTACAGTTCGCTCACGGCCTTTGCTGAAGCACGTCCTGCCGTCCCGTTGGTGGAACTGGCTGAAGAGCTTGGCGAGGATGACGTCGCCGGTGTGCAGGTATTGAGCGGGCTACTTGCCGAGGCGGAACAGCGTAGGCAGGTCACGCGATTCGTCCGCGATGTTCTCGTACGGCTGTTGTCCCAGAGCCTCCCGAATGGCTGGCCGGCCGTGATGGATGACGGCAACCGCTTCCTGGTGGCGAAGGCACTTGGCACGTGGTCGGCATACATCCCGGATGCATATGGGGAGCGCTCCGCTAGGGCCAGGGCAGCACTTCGGGCCAATCCTCCGCCACCCGGTTGGCGCCCGCTCGGTCCTGACGACGATTTACTGCGCATGCTTCTTCCCGACGAGGAAACCTGA
- a CDS encoding NUDIX hydrolase translates to MTDGLAWQGNWKARLYERVRERGYESLTAFADARPTASLVALAEELGPDDIAGVQVFSGLVAEAERNNQVTRLVRGQFVRELCTHFPEGWPAELDDANRFEVAHALGSWIAFTPETHKERAKQVRTALLANPPPPGWRPLGPKDELLRMLLPDKDA, encoded by the coding sequence ATGACAGACGGGCTTGCATGGCAGGGCAACTGGAAGGCCCGCCTGTACGAGCGGGTCCGCGAGCGCGGGTACGAGTCCCTCACGGCCTTTGCCGATGCGCGCCCTACTGCCTCACTGGTAGCGCTGGCCGAGGAACTTGGTCCGGACGACATCGCCGGAGTGCAGGTGTTCAGCGGACTGGTGGCCGAGGCGGAGCGGAACAATCAGGTCACGCGCCTTGTGCGCGGACAGTTCGTGCGGGAACTGTGCACGCATTTCCCTGAGGGCTGGCCGGCCGAGCTGGACGACGCAAACCGTTTCGAGGTCGCCCATGCCCTTGGTTCATGGATTGCCTTCACGCCAGAAACCCATAAGGAACGTGCCAAGCAGGTCAGGACGGCTCTCCTTGCGAATCCACCTCCGCCCGGATGGCGCCCACTGGGCCCTAAGGATGAATTGTTGCGCATGCTTCTTCCTGACAAGGATGCCTGA
- a CDS encoding SRPBCC domain-containing protein encodes MKPSAPPKESRSTRLERLLPGSLELVWRHLTEPELLAQWLAVSRIELREGGRVELQPLRTEGPEQRPSERTVQGVVTRCEPPRVLSFTWSEADTPHSEVTFELTPQGEKVRLVLTHWRAPLSAVALGGAGAFLDSLASRLGAPGLRRRARSRVATRPLFRRPRLRAVRRVAHPGLRVA; translated from the coding sequence GTGAAACCCTCCGCCCCTCCGAAGGAATCACGCAGCACGCGGCTGGAGCGACTGCTCCCGGGCTCGCTGGAGCTCGTCTGGCGCCACCTGACGGAGCCGGAGCTGCTGGCCCAGTGGCTCGCCGTCTCCCGAATCGAGCTGCGCGAGGGAGGCCGGGTCGAGCTCCAGCCGCTCCGCACGGAGGGCCCGGAGCAGCGGCCCTCGGAGCGCACCGTGCAGGGCGTGGTGACGCGCTGCGAGCCTCCGCGCGTGCTGTCCTTCACCTGGAGCGAGGCGGACACGCCGCACTCGGAGGTGACTTTCGAGCTGACGCCCCAGGGCGAGAAAGTTCGTCTCGTGCTCACGCACTGGCGCGCGCCGCTCAGCGCCGTGGCCCTGGGTGGAGCGGGCGCGTTCCTCGACTCGCTCGCGTCGCGCCTCGGTGCGCCGGGCCTCCGCCGCCGTGCGCGGTCGCGGGTGGCCACGCGTCCCCTTTTCCGGCGTCCCCGGCTCCGGGCCGTGCGCCGCGTCGCGCATCCGGGCCTCCGGGTCGCGTGA
- a CDS encoding glutathione binding-like protein: protein MQLYFSPLACSLATRISLYDAGAEAAYIEVDPKTKLTSDGKNFRDIHPLGLVPTLRTDDGDVLTENAAILQHVAEVLPQANLAPTDSRGRTRLQQWLCFIGTELHKALFVPLLDAKAPEAAKAYALEKAASRLGYLEKHLTGREFLLDRFSVADAYLFTVLNWSVVTPVDLKPWPAISAYVARLRERPSVARAFAEEAKLYAAEQKRHKASA, encoded by the coding sequence ATGCAGCTCTACTTCTCGCCCCTGGCCTGTTCGCTGGCGACCCGCATCTCCCTCTACGACGCCGGCGCGGAGGCGGCGTACATCGAGGTGGACCCGAAGACGAAGCTCACGTCCGACGGGAAGAACTTCCGCGACATCCACCCGCTCGGCCTCGTGCCCACGCTGCGCACGGACGACGGCGACGTCCTCACGGAGAACGCCGCCATTCTCCAGCACGTGGCCGAGGTGCTCCCCCAGGCGAACCTGGCGCCCACGGACAGCCGGGGCCGCACGCGGCTCCAGCAGTGGCTGTGCTTCATCGGCACCGAGCTGCACAAGGCCCTCTTCGTGCCGCTGCTGGACGCGAAGGCCCCCGAGGCGGCGAAGGCCTACGCGCTGGAGAAGGCGGCCTCGCGCCTGGGCTACCTGGAGAAGCACCTGACGGGGCGCGAGTTCCTCCTCGACCGCTTCAGCGTCGCGGATGCGTACCTGTTCACGGTGCTGAACTGGAGCGTCGTGACGCCGGTGGACCTGAAGCCCTGGCCCGCCATCAGCGCCTACGTCGCGCGCCTGCGCGAGCGTCCGAGCGTCGCCCGCGCCTTCGCGGAGGAGGCGAAGCTCTACGCGGCGGAGCAGAAGCGGCACAAGGCCAGCGCGTGA
- a CDS encoding ZIP family metal transporter, whose protein sequence is MPLWLQAGLWGLLAGSALLVGAAVGYAVRLPVRLIAGIMAFGAGVLISALSFDLMDEAFHQGGFIPTALGFLGGAGVYSAANLVLARHGARHRKRSGGQQPSEAEAEGSGMAIAIGALLDGIPESIVIGVSLIAGGAVSMVAVAAVFLSNVPEGLSSAAGMKRAGRSKGYVFGVWSGIALISGFASLIGYVIFRGFSPAVVAGTTAVAAGAILAMLADTMIPEATEGTHNLTGLITVLGFLAAFVLSKLGG, encoded by the coding sequence ATGCCACTGTGGCTTCAGGCCGGGCTGTGGGGACTGCTCGCGGGGAGTGCGCTGCTGGTGGGCGCGGCTGTGGGCTATGCCGTTCGCCTGCCCGTGCGTCTCATTGCCGGCATCATGGCCTTTGGAGCGGGCGTGCTCATCTCGGCGCTCTCCTTCGATTTGATGGACGAGGCCTTTCATCAAGGAGGCTTCATCCCCACGGCGCTCGGCTTCCTCGGCGGGGCGGGCGTGTACAGCGCGGCGAACCTGGTGCTCGCGCGCCACGGCGCCCGGCATCGCAAACGCTCCGGAGGGCAACAGCCCTCGGAAGCCGAGGCGGAGGGGAGTGGCATGGCCATCGCGATTGGCGCGCTGCTCGACGGCATTCCGGAGTCCATCGTCATCGGCGTCAGCCTCATCGCTGGAGGCGCCGTGAGCATGGTGGCCGTGGCCGCCGTCTTCCTCTCCAACGTGCCCGAGGGACTGTCGTCCGCCGCGGGGATGAAGCGGGCAGGGCGCTCGAAGGGCTACGTCTTCGGAGTGTGGAGCGGCATCGCGCTCATCTCCGGGTTCGCGTCCCTCATCGGCTACGTCATCTTCCGAGGCTTCTCCCCGGCGGTCGTGGCGGGAACCACGGCGGTCGCAGCAGGCGCCATCCTCGCGATGCTCGCGGACACGATGATTCCCGAGGCCACGGAGGGCACCCACAACCTGACGGGCCTCATCACGGTCCTCGGCTTCCTCGCGGCGTTCGTGCTCAGCAAGCTCGGAGGCTGA
- a CDS encoding TIGR02269 family lipoprotein, whose amino-acid sequence MSLLTTGCASLPRATSRGGTLADMARAPQPGLAQPSREERQETWMASPPSIAGTAARERMVRRVGPRDDTTRVAAGGEAGAVQPSAARVREAVLEAVDEVKDSTNSAASALSGMARRPPSSLSNRGLSGVNGVFTRYLDFGSNQLPWLRSALGSTTTLVAAAGEVGDADMEFGILRLAGPRLQSAMFGSMLLAAWIDFLQLADVVLRECPAYSVEALFMDMHRVQQRMAPVLTALESGDAEQVEGAATSMPELMGELTREFGSIRDGARTSMEKAGRTLAVVQWVEMLTLISTMKMSLPRQPPAVPATLGVGLVMGPGGVMAGSQLVVSAEWVEMIRRLVKAGVLSLPAVSAAVRIHGGQVMMAQSNDDLPEGVREALGDSPEVRGMRVTGRAGAGMSENPLHHVMPQERRTWFEGRGFTGEMDIDRFCVRLEQAHHEAIHGGGNWRLGRMWPGEWNRMIMRVLGNAENDAGRMLTRNEILNIVAENMRFYDIPMRFVTGGRR is encoded by the coding sequence ATGAGTCTGCTCACCACCGGTTGCGCGTCGCTGCCGCGAGCGACAAGCCGTGGTGGAACCCTGGCCGACATGGCACGCGCCCCGCAGCCCGGCCTGGCACAGCCATCGCGTGAGGAGCGCCAGGAAACGTGGATGGCTTCTCCACCTTCCATCGCGGGAACAGCGGCACGTGAGCGCATGGTGCGTCGCGTGGGACCACGGGACGACACGACGCGGGTGGCCGCTGGCGGCGAGGCCGGCGCTGTTCAGCCGAGTGCCGCACGGGTGCGTGAAGCGGTGCTCGAAGCCGTGGATGAGGTGAAGGACTCCACCAACAGCGCCGCGAGTGCGCTGTCCGGGATGGCTCGCCGGCCACCTTCGAGCCTGAGCAATCGGGGATTGAGCGGGGTCAACGGTGTCTTCACCCGCTACCTGGATTTTGGCTCCAACCAACTGCCCTGGTTGCGCAGCGCGCTCGGTAGCACCACGACGCTCGTTGCTGCTGCCGGTGAAGTCGGCGACGCGGACATGGAGTTCGGAATCCTCCGGTTGGCGGGTCCACGCCTTCAGTCCGCCATGTTCGGCTCCATGCTGTTGGCGGCATGGATCGACTTCCTCCAGCTCGCGGACGTCGTGCTCCGTGAATGCCCCGCCTATAGCGTCGAGGCGTTGTTCATGGACATGCACCGGGTGCAGCAGCGGATGGCGCCTGTCCTGACCGCGCTGGAATCTGGCGATGCCGAGCAGGTGGAGGGCGCCGCCACGTCGATGCCCGAGTTGATGGGGGAGCTCACCCGTGAGTTCGGCTCCATCCGCGATGGAGCGCGCACGTCCATGGAGAAGGCGGGGAGGACACTGGCGGTGGTCCAGTGGGTGGAGATGCTCACCCTGATCTCCACGATGAAGATGTCACTGCCCCGGCAACCGCCCGCCGTTCCGGCCACTTTGGGGGTGGGCCTCGTGATGGGGCCGGGTGGAGTGATGGCCGGCTCTCAGCTTGTCGTCTCCGCCGAGTGGGTGGAGATGATTCGGAGGCTCGTGAAGGCGGGCGTCCTCTCCCTTCCCGCCGTCAGCGCGGCTGTCCGCATTCATGGCGGACAGGTGATGATGGCGCAGTCGAACGACGACCTGCCGGAAGGAGTGCGCGAGGCGCTGGGTGACAGCCCCGAAGTGCGCGGTATGCGTGTGACGGGACGAGCCGGAGCGGGCATGTCTGAGAACCCTCTGCACCACGTCATGCCGCAAGAGCGCCGCACATGGTTCGAGGGGCGCGGATTCACGGGCGAAATGGACATCGACAGGTTCTGCGTCCGGTTGGAGCAGGCACACCACGAGGCCATTCACGGCGGTGGCAACTGGCGCTTGGGTCGCATGTGGCCCGGCGAATGGAACCGAATGATCATGCGAGTATTGGGCAATGCGGAGAACGATGCGGGGCGCATGTTGACCCGCAACGAGATCCTGAACATCGTCGCGGAGAATATGAGGTTCTACGACATCCCGATGCGCTTCGTTACCGGTGGACGGCGATGA
- a CDS encoding sigma-70 family RNA polymerase sigma factor, which yields MNDTDPQGDLAFARACARGDVDALSAFETRFIPPLRKSLLTRGLDVATVDEALQLLRVKLFVPSEERAARIEDYSGQGTLLAWLRVAALRTALNMLRERKGAVGFDDSTLEEAAAPLDEADRRYIKERYRKDFTEVFQEALKSLQPRDRTLLRLHLVEELGTAQIARAYRVDRSTVKRWLAQAREWLRAEVRMRLAARIGVDTPALGSLLRELQSQLDLSIRTAMKDPTQG from the coding sequence ATGAACGACACCGACCCCCAGGGTGACCTGGCCTTCGCGCGAGCCTGTGCTCGGGGTGATGTGGATGCGCTCTCCGCGTTCGAGACGCGCTTCATTCCTCCACTGAGGAAGTCCCTGCTGACGCGAGGGCTGGACGTCGCCACAGTGGACGAGGCGCTCCAGCTTCTGCGGGTGAAGCTCTTCGTGCCCTCGGAAGAGCGGGCGGCGCGGATAGAGGACTACAGCGGGCAGGGCACGCTGTTGGCCTGGCTCCGTGTGGCGGCCCTGCGCACCGCGCTGAACATGCTGCGCGAGCGGAAGGGAGCGGTGGGCTTCGACGACTCCACGCTGGAGGAGGCCGCCGCGCCCCTCGACGAGGCCGACCGGCGCTACATCAAGGAGCGCTACCGGAAGGACTTCACGGAGGTGTTCCAGGAGGCGCTGAAGTCGCTGCAGCCGAGAGACCGGACGTTGTTGCGATTGCATCTGGTGGAGGAGCTGGGGACGGCGCAGATTGCTCGCGCGTACCGGGTGGACCGCTCCACGGTGAAGCGCTGGTTGGCGCAGGCGCGTGAGTGGTTGCGCGCGGAGGTCCGCATGCGGCTCGCGGCTCGAATCGGCGTGGACACGCCCGCGCTCGGCAGTCTCCTGCGCGAGCTCCAGAGTCAGCTCGACTTGAGCATCCGCACCGCCATGAAAGACCCGACGCAGGGGTGA
- a CDS encoding serine/threonine-protein kinase, which produces MDCLDTRQLLAFAQGELGTEAAAPVEQHLDSCAVCRALLAEAARAQGDPEPSATGQDTGQALLPWLQRGTLLGRYVVLERLGAGGMGVVHAAYDPELDRRVALKLIRFDAVGTAKREEAQARLLREAQATARVVHPNVITIHDVGRFGEHVFLAMELVDGTTLREHIRRQQGPRDWHALLELFLQAGRGLAAAHAQGLVHRDFKPDNVLVGRDGRVRITDFGLARIVEGIDSTREPGAEPLPGVRRDGPPLHSDWVLGTPAYMSPEQKRGETPDARSDQYSYCVALHEALYGKRPVAGDVANGVRPPRDARVPAWVHRTLLQGLASSPEHRHASMDALLRQLGRRPGKVWRRVGVAVAGLVLVAGGAVLNRSASVDPCGGSELALAGVWDAPRKSAVQNVFAASPLPFAPSAWYEVERTLDAYARDWVSASHEACVATRVTGHQPERLLDRRVICLDQRLKDLSAVVDTLATADAQVIQNAARAAHGLESLAPCADIATLASPEPPPLDEPKQRQMEGIRTGRAAVRAKLNAGQVMPALELAKTVAKDAHEVGYGPLEAEVLDILAEAQGQARQYRDAIKTLHSAIQAAEASRHDRQAAESWAGLVRLLSFVGTELDPDEETPRHARAALQRLGGDARIEATLSRNLVSLYRARGRLNEALEESQRALAMARKTYTANEPELATALLGVGQTLGLLGRSEEGLPFLMEAESIYARTFGPEHPNVAVVHDVIAVHQVQAGDAAGAVEHGRRALAIFQRVLGEENLTTASTLHNIGGFLLELGRADESLQAFGRAARIREKQLGPTDAKFASSLSGMGRALAKLGRYAEAAESHERARALREKALGPESNQVGIDLLGLGVDFLGMGAHRKARAPLERAVAIFEKQPPETAGANLADARFALARALANEPAEVERAWRLASAAGDYYRSLPRRRPQELEDIERWLAARSSLHAFR; this is translated from the coding sequence ATGGACTGCCTCGACACCCGACAACTCCTCGCCTTCGCACAGGGCGAGCTGGGCACCGAGGCCGCCGCTCCGGTAGAGCAGCATCTGGATTCCTGCGCCGTCTGTCGAGCGCTCCTCGCGGAGGCCGCTCGCGCCCAGGGCGACCCGGAGCCCTCCGCCACCGGGCAGGATACCGGACAGGCGCTCCTCCCCTGGCTCCAGCGCGGCACCCTGCTGGGTCGCTACGTCGTACTCGAACGCCTCGGCGCCGGAGGCATGGGCGTCGTCCATGCCGCGTATGACCCCGAGCTGGACCGCCGCGTCGCCCTGAAGCTCATCCGCTTCGACGCCGTGGGCACCGCCAAACGCGAGGAGGCCCAGGCCCGCCTCCTGCGCGAGGCCCAGGCCACCGCCCGCGTCGTCCATCCCAACGTCATCACCATCCACGACGTGGGCCGCTTCGGCGAGCACGTGTTCCTCGCCATGGAGCTCGTGGACGGCACCACCCTTCGCGAGCACATCCGCCGCCAGCAGGGCCCTCGCGATTGGCACGCCCTGCTGGAGCTGTTCCTCCAGGCGGGACGGGGGCTCGCCGCGGCGCACGCGCAGGGGCTCGTGCACCGGGACTTCAAGCCCGACAACGTCCTGGTGGGACGCGACGGGCGCGTGCGCATCACCGACTTCGGGCTCGCGCGAATCGTCGAGGGAATCGACTCCACTCGCGAGCCCGGCGCCGAGCCACTCCCGGGCGTCCGGCGCGACGGCCCGCCCCTGCATTCAGATTGGGTGCTGGGCACGCCGGCCTACATGTCTCCCGAGCAGAAGCGCGGCGAGACGCCCGACGCCCGCAGCGACCAGTACAGCTACTGCGTCGCGCTCCACGAGGCGCTGTATGGCAAGCGCCCCGTCGCGGGGGACGTCGCGAACGGCGTACGCCCACCTCGAGATGCGCGTGTGCCCGCATGGGTCCACCGCACCCTGCTCCAGGGACTCGCTTCTTCCCCCGAGCACCGTCACGCGTCCATGGACGCCCTGCTCCGACAGCTCGGCCGCAGGCCCGGCAAGGTGTGGCGCAGGGTGGGCGTCGCTGTCGCGGGACTGGTGCTCGTCGCTGGCGGCGCGGTGCTCAACCGCTCCGCGTCGGTGGACCCGTGCGGCGGCAGCGAGCTGGCCCTCGCGGGCGTGTGGGACGCGCCTCGGAAGAGCGCCGTTCAGAATGTCTTCGCGGCCAGTCCCCTCCCCTTCGCGCCGAGCGCCTGGTACGAGGTGGAGCGCACGCTGGATGCCTACGCGCGCGACTGGGTGAGCGCGAGCCACGAGGCCTGCGTCGCCACGCGGGTGACGGGACACCAGCCGGAGCGATTGCTCGACAGGCGCGTCATCTGCCTGGACCAGCGCCTCAAGGACTTGTCGGCCGTGGTCGACACGCTGGCCACCGCGGATGCGCAGGTCATCCAGAACGCGGCGCGCGCGGCCCACGGCCTGGAGAGCCTGGCCCCGTGCGCGGACATCGCGACGCTCGCCTCGCCCGAGCCGCCGCCCCTGGACGAGCCGAAGCAGCGCCAGATGGAGGGCATCCGCACCGGACGCGCGGCGGTGCGCGCGAAGCTCAACGCCGGGCAGGTGATGCCCGCCCTGGAGCTGGCGAAGACGGTGGCGAAGGATGCCCACGAGGTGGGCTACGGCCCGCTGGAGGCAGAGGTCCTCGACATCCTCGCCGAGGCGCAGGGCCAGGCACGGCAGTACCGCGACGCCATCAAGACGCTGCACAGCGCCATCCAGGCCGCGGAGGCCAGCCGACATGATCGGCAGGCCGCGGAATCATGGGCCGGGCTGGTGCGCCTGCTCAGCTTCGTGGGCACGGAGCTGGACCCGGACGAGGAGACACCGCGCCACGCGAGGGCCGCGCTCCAGCGCCTGGGCGGAGACGCTCGCATCGAGGCCACGCTCTCACGCAACCTCGTCAGCCTGTACCGCGCCCGGGGCCGGCTGAACGAGGCGCTGGAGGAGAGCCAGCGCGCGCTCGCCATGGCCCGGAAGACGTACACCGCGAACGAGCCGGAGCTGGCCACGGCGTTGCTCGGCGTGGGCCAGACGCTCGGGCTGCTCGGGCGCAGCGAGGAGGGGCTGCCCTTCCTGATGGAGGCGGAGTCCATCTACGCGCGGACGTTTGGCCCGGAGCATCCCAACGTCGCCGTCGTCCACGACGTCATCGCCGTGCATCAGGTGCAGGCCGGAGACGCAGCCGGGGCGGTGGAGCATGGCAGGCGCGCCCTGGCCATCTTCCAGCGCGTCCTCGGCGAGGAGAACCTCACCACGGCGAGCACCCTGCACAACATCGGCGGCTTCCTGCTCGAGCTGGGCCGCGCGGACGAGTCCCTCCAGGCCTTCGGGCGCGCCGCGCGCATTCGCGAGAAGCAGCTCGGCCCCACGGATGCGAAGTTCGCGTCGTCGCTGTCCGGCATGGGACGGGCGCTCGCGAAGCTGGGCCGCTATGCGGAAGCCGCTGAGAGCCACGAGCGCGCCCGCGCCCTCCGGGAGAAGGCGCTGGGGCCGGAGAGCAACCAGGTGGGCATCGACCTGTTGGGACTGGGCGTGGACTTCCTGGGGATGGGCGCGCACCGGAAGGCCCGCGCGCCGCTGGAGCGCGCGGTGGCCATCTTCGAGAAGCAGCCGCCCGAGACGGCGGGGGCCAATCTCGCGGATGCGCGCTTCGCGCTCGCCCGGGCGCTCGCGAACGAACCCGCCGAGGTGGAGCGGGCATGGCGGCTCGCGAGCGCGGCGGGGGACTACTACCGGAGCCTCCCGCGCAGACGCCCGCAGGAGCTCGAGGACATCGAGCGGTGGCTCGCGGCGCGAAGCTCGCTCCACGCCTTCCGGTGA
- a CDS encoding metalloregulator ArsR/SmtB family transcription factor: MQAFTALSDPTRRRIVELLASGERSAGELGESFDISAPAISQHLKVLKEARLVQVRAEAQRRIYTLDTAGFDELEGWVHRIRGFWNERLDVLEQRLAAHPETKKRRRP, encoded by the coding sequence GTGCAAGCCTTCACCGCCCTCTCCGACCCCACGCGCCGTCGCATCGTGGAGCTGCTCGCCTCGGGTGAGCGCTCGGCGGGCGAGCTGGGGGAGAGCTTCGACATCAGCGCCCCCGCCATCTCCCAGCACCTGAAGGTGTTGAAGGAGGCGCGGCTGGTGCAGGTCCGCGCCGAGGCGCAGCGGCGCATCTACACGTTGGACACGGCGGGCTTCGACGAGCTCGAGGGCTGGGTCCACCGCATCCGCGGCTTCTGGAACGAGCGCCTCGACGTGCTCGAACAGCGGCTGGCGGCCCACCCCGAGACGAAGAAACGGAGACGCCCGTGA